A genome region from Sphingobacteriaceae bacterium GW460-11-11-14-LB5 includes the following:
- a CDS encoding formamidopyrimidine-DNA glycosylase — MAELPDLEVFSRILTRRYVGKVLKNIDVEVAGKLNVSAQELKGQLEGHKLSAVKRSGKTLQFHFGAGRVLGVHLMLRGELVALEDKPPRFPILIFTFKGGEGFAVTDMQKQATPTLNPAENDVPDALELDYSSLKKILSGKKTLIKTLLMNQKKVRGIGNSYGDEILYHAGISPFSVAGSIPEQDVKRLNECIHSVLKEAINKIAKENGDELRGELRDFMEVHGAKIKETKKGEEVFSEKISGRTSYYTRSQKLFG; from the coding sequence ATGGCTGAACTCCCTGATCTTGAAGTTTTCTCGCGCATCCTTACCCGCAGGTATGTTGGAAAGGTACTGAAAAATATCGATGTAGAAGTGGCCGGTAAGCTTAATGTTTCTGCTCAGGAATTAAAAGGCCAACTGGAAGGACATAAGCTCAGCGCTGTAAAACGCTCGGGCAAAACTTTGCAGTTTCATTTTGGAGCAGGACGCGTACTTGGCGTACACCTGATGCTAAGAGGGGAACTGGTGGCACTCGAAGATAAGCCACCAAGGTTCCCGATACTGATCTTTACTTTTAAGGGAGGTGAGGGTTTCGCTGTCACAGATATGCAGAAACAAGCAACCCCGACACTCAATCCAGCTGAAAATGATGTGCCCGATGCACTTGAACTGGATTATAGTTCATTAAAGAAAATCCTGAGTGGAAAAAAAACACTGATCAAAACGCTTTTGATGAACCAGAAAAAGGTGCGGGGTATCGGGAATTCCTATGGCGATGAAATCCTTTACCATGCCGGGATCTCGCCTTTCTCTGTTGCGGGATCAATTCCGGAACAGGACGTGAAGCGGTTAAATGAGTGTATACATTCGGTCTTGAAGGAGGCAATCAACAAAATCGCGAAAGAAAATGGTGATGAACTGCGCGGTGAGCTCAGGGATTTTATGGAAGTGCACGGAGCGAAGATAAAAGAGACCAAAAAGGGAGAAGAGGTTTTTTCAGAGAAAATTAGTGGAAGGACCAGTTATTATACCAGGTCTCAGAAACTTTTCGGATGA
- a CDS encoding RNA polymerase subunit sigma, with the protein MKTATFSNMVTAHTDQLYAHAMNFTRDTEDANDLVQDTLIKALRFKEGFEQGSNFKGWLFVIMRNTFINDYRKKAKKNSIITIEEELSSAQLAGNASLNGAEHKFAMQDINNALHRLPEAHRLPFVRYVEGYKYHEIADELGIPLGTVKTHIHQARLELKKTLKIYR; encoded by the coding sequence ATGAAGACCGCAACATTCAGCAACATGGTTACCGCCCATACTGATCAACTCTACGCCCACGCCATGAATTTCACAAGGGACACTGAAGATGCGAACGACCTTGTTCAGGATACATTGATCAAGGCTTTAAGGTTTAAAGAGGGGTTTGAGCAGGGGTCCAATTTTAAAGGATGGCTATTTGTGATCATGCGGAATACCTTCATCAACGATTATCGTAAAAAAGCAAAGAAAAATTCAATCATTACCATTGAAGAAGAGCTCAGTAGCGCACAACTTGCGGGCAACGCGTCACTTAACGGAGCTGAACATAAGTTCGCCATGCAGGATATTAACAATGCACTCCACCGCTTACCCGAAGCACACCGTTTGCCATTTGTGAGATATGTTGAAGGTTATAAATACCATGAAATTGCCGATGAACTGGGAATACCACTGGGAACAGTAAAAACACATATCCACCAGGCGAGGCTTGAACTTAAAAAAACGCTAAAAATTTATCGGTAA
- a CDS encoding glutathione-dependent formaldehyde dehydrogenase, with protein sequence MKAAVFHKPGDIRVDYVPDPKILDPRDVILKVTSTAICGSDLHILSGAVPQKDPLIMGHEFMGIVEEVGASITNLKRGDRVVVPFPISCGKCFFCTHEASPACETSNFKNYGPNGDMMSQKGAALFGYTDLYGGYSGGQAQYVRVPYADISPRIVPEHLSDEQALFLTDIFPTGWSAIDWAQLKGGEVVAIFGSGPVGLMAQKAAWINGASRVIAIDPLDYRLEKAKAVNNVDILNPHKVDVVEAIREMTGGRGADLCVDAVGFEPERSFFDKVKATVHFEKGSIKVLEMCFEAVRRMGTVSIMGVYGSPYDNFPLFRIFDKGITIKQGQAPVLNYIDKLIGLVNEGKVVLDDIITHTLPLEDAAHGYKIFDNKEEDCVKVVLKP encoded by the coding sequence ATGAAAGCAGCAGTATTTCACAAACCTGGAGATATCCGGGTGGACTATGTACCTGATCCGAAAATTCTGGATCCCCGGGATGTAATTTTGAAAGTTACCTCAACTGCGATCTGCGGGTCGGATCTTCATATCCTGAGCGGCGCAGTACCACAGAAAGACCCATTGATCATGGGACATGAATTTATGGGGATAGTAGAAGAAGTAGGTGCTTCGATCACCAATCTCAAGCGTGGAGACCGCGTCGTAGTTCCTTTTCCTATCTCATGCGGTAAGTGTTTTTTCTGTACCCATGAGGCATCTCCGGCTTGCGAAACTTCGAATTTTAAAAACTACGGTCCCAATGGCGATATGATGAGCCAGAAAGGTGCCGCATTGTTTGGTTATACTGATCTGTATGGCGGTTATTCAGGTGGACAGGCACAATATGTCCGTGTTCCTTATGCCGACATCAGTCCGCGTATTGTTCCGGAGCATCTGAGTGATGAGCAGGCATTGTTCCTAACGGACATTTTTCCTACCGGTTGGTCGGCTATTGATTGGGCACAGCTCAAGGGAGGAGAGGTGGTTGCCATTTTTGGATCAGGACCTGTCGGTCTGATGGCCCAGAAGGCAGCATGGATAAATGGTGCCAGCAGGGTAATTGCCATTGATCCCCTGGATTACAGGTTGGAAAAAGCTAAGGCAGTAAATAATGTCGATATCCTCAATCCACATAAAGTCGATGTAGTAGAGGCTATAAGGGAAATGACTGGTGGCCGGGGAGCTGACCTCTGCGTAGATGCCGTTGGCTTTGAACCGGAACGTAGCTTTTTCGATAAGGTGAAAGCGACGGTACATTTTGAGAAAGGATCTATTAAGGTGCTGGAAATGTGTTTTGAGGCTGTGCGCAGGATGGGAACAGTATCTATTATGGGCGTTTATGGTTCTCCTTATGACAATTTCCCGCTTTTCAGGATTTTTGATAAGGGCATTACCATTAAACAGGGACAGGCTCCAGTACTCAATTATATTGATAAACTTATCGGGCTGGTGAACGAGGGGAAAGTGGTGCTGGATGACATCATTACCCACACACTTCCGCTCGAGGATGCTGCACACGGCTATAAGATTTTTGATAATAAAGAAGAGGACTGTGTTAAGGTTGTTTTAAAACCTTAA